A stretch of DNA from Cellulomonas fengjieae:
GGGCTTCTGGCTGTTGCCCCAGCTGCCGGACCCCAGTCCGAGCCAGCACCCGGACATCGCTCTGCACCTGACCGAGGTCTGTGTGATCGTCTCCCTGATGGGTGCCGGTCTGGCCATCAACCGCCCGTTCACGTGGCGGTCCTGGGGCACGACCTGGCGGCTGCTGGGAATCACCATGCCTCTGTCGATGATCGCCGTCGGAGTCCTGGGCTGGGCCGCCCTCGGCCTCGGTGCGGCGAGCGCGATGCTGCTCGCCGCGGCGCTCGCCCCGACGGACCCGGTGCTGGCGACCGAGGTCCAGGTGAGCGAACCGGTCGACGAGCCCGGCACCCAGGATGACGAAGCCCGCTTCGCGCTGACCTCTGAGGCCGGCCTGAACGACGGTCTGGCCTTCCCATTCACCTACGCGGCGATCGCGGTCAGCCTCTCGGGGGTGGCGCCAGGCGGTTGGTTGGGCCACTGGTTCCTGCTCGACATCGTGTGGCGGCTGAGCGTGGGGGTCGCCATCGGGTTCCTCGTGGGTTGGCTGCTCGGCCGCCTGTTCTTCTCGACGTTCGCGGAGCGGCTGCACATCACCGAACACACCCAGGGCTTCGTCGCGCTCGCGGCCACCTTCCTCGCCTACGGCGTGGCCGAGCTGGCAGAGGGGTACGGATTCGTTGCGGTGTTCGTGTGCGCGGTCGCCCTGCGCGGCACCGAGCGCGAGCACCAGTACCACAAGGTGCTGCACGCCTTCGTCGAGCAGATCGAGCGGTTGCTCACGGTGGCTGTGATCGTGCTGCTGGGTGGGGCGCTGGTGCGTGGGGGATTCACCGGGTTCGGCTGGGCAGAGGTGGGTCTGGTGCTGGTCTTCCTCCTGGTGGTGAGGCCGCTCGCTGGGTGGGTGGCGCTACGGGGCGGTCGGACGGGACCGCGCGAGCGCGCCGTGGTGGCGTTCTTCGGCGTGCGCGGCGTCGGATCGCTCTTCTACATCGCCTACGCCGTCCAGGAGGGTGACTTCGCCGACGCGGACCGGCTGTGGGCGATTGTCGCCCTCGCGGTCGTCGGTTCGGTGCTGATCCACGGGGCAGCCGCGACTCCGGTCATGCGCGCACTCGACCGTCGGCGCGACCGGCACGCGCGGTCTGCGGGCGGCAACGCCGCTGAGACTCCCGTGTGACTCAGGCCTCCGAGAGCAGCCACCGCATCGACGGAGTTGAGTACGAGCCATGGGTGGCGGTGCTGGGCGCACCGGTGCACCCGTCAGCAACTCACCGCGACGGTTCCCGGCTGGGCAACGACCTCCCGGCACCCCGTCAGAGAACGTCAACCTAGCCAGCGCAATATCTGCAGGCCCTCCGCGGCGACAGGCCAGCCACACCTCCGCTTCATGATCGATGTGCCGCGCCCGCCGGCTCGTCGAGGGGGCCGAGGGGATTGACAAGAGCTACTCGGGCCACACACTATCGAGGCAGACATGACACCGGTGTCAGACACCGGTGTCATCACCGGTCCGAGCTACGGACGGCCGCGGACGCGCGGCCCACCAGCTAGCACGACGAATCGATGCCCCAGTGGAGGAAGCAGTGCGACAGCGGTGAGCCGACGACACGTGGCCGGGCTCGACCTCGGAAGCACCGGGATCAAGGTCCTGATCGCCGACGAGCTCGGGAACGAGGTGCTCGTCCGCCAGCAGCCGACGCCCTGGCACCCGGGGCCCGCCGGGACGACGACGCTCGATGCGGACGCTCTGGTCAGGAGCGTCCGGACGCTCCTGACGGATGCTGCCCAGGACCTGCGAGTCGCTACGGCTGACCCACTCGCCGCGGTCGAGGTGCTCGCCGTGTCGGGCATGGGGGAGACCGGGTTCCTGGTCGATCGCGAGAACCGGGCCGTCGCGGCGGGCATCGCCTGGTTCGACCCGCGGGGTCGGGCAGAGATCGAGTCCCTCCCGGCTCACATGCTCGAGGAGTTCGCCGGCCGCACCGGGCTTCCAGCGGGGGCGCAGGTGTCCGTCGCCAAGCTCATCGTCCTGCGCAACGCCGGGGTGGAGCTGCGCGACCGGCGGTGGTTCAACCTGCCGGAGTTCATGGCGGTGACGATGGGCGCGCAAGGGGTGAGCGAGTACTCGCTTGCCTCGCGGACCGGACTCTTGGACCAGGACACGGGGCGACCCTGGCGGGAGCTGATCGAGCACCTGGGAGCGACCGAGAAGCTGCTCCCGCCGCTCGTGCACGCCGGCACCGCGCTGGGATCGGCGAGGGCCGACTGGGTGCCCCAGGGGTTCGCGGGCGCCCACGTCACGGTCGCCGGCCACGACCACCTCGTCTCGGCCGTGTCCGGTGGAGCCATCGCACGCGACCGCTATCACGTGTCCATCGGGACCGCGGAGGTGCTCCTGCGGGTCGTCGACGAGCCGCTGTCCTTCGACGACCGCGCAGAGCTCGCCCGGTCCTTCATCAACTCGGTCCGACACGTCATCCCTGGCCAGAGCGTGGTCGTCGCCGGCGTGAAGAGCGGGCTACTGATGCGCCGCGCCCTGCAGCTGTCCGGGATCACCGACCGCGCAGGCCGGGACAGGCTGGACGAGGAAGCCTCGGCGCTGGCGCTCGAGGGCGGGCTCGACCCGGGCAGCGTCGAGGTCCGTGGTGCCCGCAACGACGACGGAGTGCTGGCGTTGACCGTCCGTGGGGACGGTGTCAGCCCGGCGGAGCTGTTCAACGCCGTGCTGCGGCACAGCAACGACGAGATCCAGCTCCTCATCGACGCCATGGACCGAGTGATTGCGCCGGCCCGATCCAGCCTCCTGACCGGCGGATGGGCGGGGATGGCGAGCGTCCAACGAGCGCGTGGTGCCGTGCTTCCCGGGCTGGTCGTCTCCGGCCGTGACCAGGACACCGCGTACGGCGCAGCCCTCTTCGCCATGGGTCTTCTCGAAAGAGACCTCCAACCGGCGGTGAGCCGCGACTCGGCCTGACGTCCTGCACAGTCCGCGAGCAGCCGCTCGGAACCGAAGAGAACCTGGAGAGTCCCATGAACGAGCTCACCACCCTCGAGCGCCGCGGCATGGCCGCGATCTCGACGCCCGCCGGCCACATGCTGATCGTGGCGGCAGACCAGCGCAACGGCATGAAGGCC
This window harbors:
- a CDS encoding cation:proton antiporter; its protein translation is MFPVDGPAAIFLAVGVATLAAAVLPRLLVRAPISMPAVFLAMGALGFWLLPQLPDPSPSQHPDIALHLTEVCVIVSLMGAGLAINRPFTWRSWGTTWRLLGITMPLSMIAVGVLGWAALGLGAASAMLLAAALAPTDPVLATEVQVSEPVDEPGTQDDEARFALTSEAGLNDGLAFPFTYAAIAVSLSGVAPGGWLGHWFLLDIVWRLSVGVAIGFLVGWLLGRLFFSTFAERLHITEHTQGFVALAATFLAYGVAELAEGYGFVAVFVCAVALRGTEREHQYHKVLHAFVEQIERLLTVAVIVLLGGALVRGGFTGFGWAEVGLVLVFLLVVRPLAGWVALRGGRTGPRERAVVAFFGVRGVGSLFYIAYAVQEGDFADADRLWAIVALAVVGSVLIHGAAATPVMRALDRRRDRHARSAGGNAAETPV
- a CDS encoding FGGY-family carbohydrate kinase, encoding MSRRHVAGLDLGSTGIKVLIADELGNEVLVRQQPTPWHPGPAGTTTLDADALVRSVRTLLTDAAQDLRVATADPLAAVEVLAVSGMGETGFLVDRENRAVAAGIAWFDPRGRAEIESLPAHMLEEFAGRTGLPAGAQVSVAKLIVLRNAGVELRDRRWFNLPEFMAVTMGAQGVSEYSLASRTGLLDQDTGRPWRELIEHLGATEKLLPPLVHAGTALGSARADWVPQGFAGAHVTVAGHDHLVSAVSGGAIARDRYHVSIGTAEVLLRVVDEPLSFDDRAELARSFINSVRHVIPGQSVVVAGVKSGLLMRRALQLSGITDRAGRDRLDEEASALALEGGLDPGSVEVRGARNDDGVLALTVRGDGVSPAELFNAVLRHSNDEIQLLIDAMDRVIAPARSSLLTGGWAGMASVQRARGAVLPGLVVSGRDQDTAYGAALFAMGLLERDLQPAVSRDSA